The Candidatus Methylomirabilota bacterium genome has a window encoding:
- a CDS encoding OsmC family protein, translated as MSDMKIETVRSSSSGVIGRATSVARGHELVLDSSSRPRPDALTNSEAFLAGISSCGVTLIEMHAQEVGIPVTHLEVAIEGARSAADPARFARVSMTFTITGVSQPQAEALVETYRSR; from the coding sequence ATGAGTGACATGAAGATCGAGACGGTGCGGTCGTCGAGCAGCGGAGTCATCGGGCGAGCCACCAGCGTGGCGCGGGGCCACGAGCTCGTGCTCGATTCGTCGTCACGACCCCGGCCCGACGCGCTGACGAACAGTGAGGCGTTCCTGGCCGGCATCTCGTCGTGCGGCGTCACCTTGATCGAGATGCACGCTCAGGAAGTGGGCATCCCGGTGACGCACCTGGAGGTCGCCATCGAAGGGGCCCGCAGCGCGGCCGACCCCGCCCGGTTCGCCCGAGTCAGCATGACGTTCACGATCACCGGGGTGAGCCAGCCCCAGGCCGAGGCGCTGGTGGAGACGTACCGCAGCCGGTGA